In Fundulus heteroclitus isolate FHET01 chromosome 16, MU-UCD_Fhet_4.1, whole genome shotgun sequence, a single genomic region encodes these proteins:
- the scaf1 gene encoding splicing factor, arginine/serine-rich 19, whose amino-acid sequence MDSAAAPGFKRRSSPSSSPADVGETARSPPPCSPFSSPSPPSSEPSSPSSSSSSLCANPSVYKNNVKSRNEVARVSSTSTQPLATSTSINASGERYPHAAMQASVSWEEDDGKGDMYDPYSPTDGEKGRTLEGEEGEGEKYDPFDPTGSPQSDMDDGLDKMEILEKSVEINDDEKDEEPPDSTETLTDPLSPSLSCHKPLRRRVERGSGKARGLREGGDSDNSEIEEGEIVGAADRDGAKKRPPEEPLPPDSPPISFFSSKPERILRVLDGDGFVSVCTEGNWEDDRELEDEPEVGVEDLRRKLVSRRKERYLSFPASSPLSSQPPLAPSLPQASTSASPVTPPVEQTSKNHKSSKSSKDRDRQKSKERKPGEKVVRRKKRRKAKEEDRERSVEKERGHKDGKEVKTRGSSRSSNHKAKKRRHSSPEASHHSSRKETHSRRSFSSLSEERHREREKDKERDRKSHRDRERDRDRGRDRDKDRDRDRNRHQDRSSSHRKDERVRDSSPRRGERERKGKRHSSSRERALSKRSKSSREKRDSDRDRQHERERRRDGRPVVPPSIQDLNGSDLFAIKRTITVTSTTTTTVPGSPRLAAAAACRPKEDRKRRKWQSAGDPEDQEGVRNRNRSRSFSSPRYHGYESDRYSDKLEIDMLSLDGEALDSDYPSLEETPPAALPLEPPVPSPKAKPSPKARPSHPKKKAHTIKKSDSSSNRITGKCLSSLTVTSSPTSMAPGLSSAKRVRKVGKDKVRDKGSRKELIRSGKSKKESGSSRKGKLQSKVSVLVREGVSSTTGATVGSGKLSMDLLGPGGAGGGAGGSVVGGSIAVVFCRDNESRSPFLKPCSEPLSLGGRAKDLGGLGKRSSLAAPPSSLTRPAGLKSKKTKPSSITSTSSSASSPSSSLATKRRRRLAKKNSKKGGTAGVAAGDGSQTKSASEGWGGAGFDAPSAVGDGSKSASPHAGQAGPPPCSSSSSSTSSSTSVLPPSSSPPHTPPPSNAPLRDTRESSPDSQTVDSSCKTPEPTFLAEEGPSQNSPSPPASSPSSLSTPQGAGLGSTLSTQTGKPQPPEDMPKSLASPPCSSSSAGLNSLSLSLSSTDPSSSSSVSSSSATKVPPPPPPPPPAAPTLPWSLQTGVDCTTGGVLALTALLFKMEEANIASRAKAQEFIQATSQILSQANQNQSQHHVPPSSASSAVQIPPPPTVPPPPGLSPAQFILHSSLPLVGCSKTPPSHLHASLGGGCAQTPPPMLPAGLSGMTGSSGEAGWENESKDSDKYLKKLHTQERAVEEVKLAIKPYYQRKDINKEEYKDILRKAVHKICHSRTGEINPVKVSNLVKLYVQRYKYFRKHGRKMDEEEREDREQAALHSSA is encoded by the exons ATGGACTCGGCTGCAGCACCAGGCTTCAAAAGGAGGtcttccccctcctcctccccggcTGACGTCGGAGAGACCGCAAGGAGCCCTCCTCCCTGTTCACCCTTCTCGTCTCCGTCACCTCCTTCGTCCGAGCCATCTTCACCGTCGTCTTCGTCCTCCTCGCTTTGCGCCAATCCCTCCGTgtataaaaacaatgtaaaaagtcGGAACGAGGTGGCCAGGGTTTCTTCTACTTCCACGCAGCCTCTCGCCACGTCTACATCCATTAACGCTTCAGGGGAGCGCTACCCTCACGCGGCCATGCAGGCGAGCGTTAGTTGGGAAGAAGACGACGGCAAAGGGGATATGTACGATCCCTACAGTCCAACTGATGGAGAGAAAGGGAGAACGctggagggggaggagggggaagGGGAGAAATATGACCCCTTTGATCCCACCGGCTCACCACAATCCGATATGGACGATGGACTCGACAAAATGGAGATCCTGGAGAAAAGTGTAGAAATAAACGATGACGAAAAAGACGAAGAGCCTCCAGACTCTACAGAGACTCTGACTGATCCACTGAGCCCCAGTCTGAGCTGCCATAAGCCTCTGAGGAGGAGAGTGGAGCGGGGGAGCGGCAAAGCCCGGGGGCTGAGGGAAGGCGGTGACTCTGATAATTCTGAGATAGAGGAGGGGGAAATAGTGGGAGCTGCTGACAGAGACGGAGCTAAAAAGAGACCTCCAGAGGAACCCCTTCCACCTGATTCCCCACCTATTTCCTTCTTTAGTTCCAAACCAGAGCGCATTCTGCGGGTGCTGGATGGTGACGGCTTTGTTTCCGTGTGCACGGAGGGAAACTGGGAAGACGACAGGGAGCTCGAGGATGAGCCGGAAGTTGGAGTGGAGGATTTGAGAAGGAAGCTGGTCAGTAGGAGAAAGGAAAGATACCTTTCCTTTCCTGCCTCTTCGCCTCTTTCTTCTCAGCCACCGCTAGCTCCTTCCCTTCCTCAAGCTTCCACGTCTGCCTCCCCCGTCACCCCCCCTGTAGAGCAAACGAGTAAGAATCACAAATCCTCCAAAAGTTCAAAAGACCGCGACAGACAGAAAAGCAAGGAAAGGAAGCCAGGAGAAAAGGTGGTCAGAAGGAAGAAGAGAAGGAAGGCCAAAGAGGAGGATCGGGAGAGGAGCGTGGAGAAAGAGCGAGGACACAAAGATGGGAAGGAGGTGAAAACGAGGGGGAGCAGTAGGAGCAGCAACCATAAAGCAAAGAAAAGACGACACAGCAGCCCAGAAGCCTCCCATCACTCTTCAAGAAAAGAGACGCACTCCAGACGCTCCTTTTCAAGTCTGTCTGAAGAAAGACACAGGGAACGGGAAAAGGACAAAGAAAGGGACAGAAAAAGCCACCGAGACAGAGAAAGGGACAGAGATAGAGGCAGAGACAGAGATAAAGACAGAGATCGAGACAGGAACAGGCATCAGGATCGCAGCAGCAGTCACAGGAAAGACGAGAGAGTGCGAGATTCCAGCCCTAGAAGGGGGGAGAGGGAAAGGAAAGGCAAAAGGCACTCCAGCAGCAGAGAACGGGCCCTTTCAAAGAGGTCCAAAAGCAGCAGGGAAAAGAGGGACAGTGATCGAGACAGGCAGCATGAACGGGAGCGTCGACGGGATGGTCGCCCTGTTGTCCCACCGTCTATTCAAGACCTCAATGGCTCCGACCTCTTCGCTATTAAGCGAACCATTACAGTGACGAGCACCACTACCACCACGGTTCCCGGCTCCCCGAGGctggcggcggctgcggcttgccGTCCCAAAGAGGACAGGAAGAGGAGAAAATGGCAGTCGGCTGGAGACCCGGAGGACCAGGAAGGTGTTCGCAATCGCAACCGGTCCCGGTCGTTCTCCTCACCGAGGTATCACGGCTACGAGTCAGACCGCTACTCAGACAAATTGGAGATCGACATGTTGTCTTTGGATGGAGAAGCTTTGGACTCCGATTACCCATCCCTGGAGGAGACGCCTCCTGCTGCTCTGCCTTTAGAACCGCCCGTCCCGAGCCCTAAAGCCAAACCGTCCCCTAAAGCCAGACCGAGTCACCCAAAAAAGAAGGCTCACACAATAAAGAAGTCCGATTCCTCTTCGAATAGAATAACAGGCAAATGCCTGTCCTCGCTAACGGTCACTTCGAGTCCTACCTCCATGGCTCCTGGCCTCTCATCAGCCAAGAGAGTCAGGAAAGTAGGAAAGGACAAGGTCCGGGATAAAGGCAGCAGAAAGGAGCTAATCCGTTCTGGCAAATCCAAGAAAGAGAGCGGCAGCAGTCGGAAAGGAAAACTTCAGTCTAAAGTGTCTGTGCTGGTGCGAGAGGGAGTGAGCAGTACCACAGGGGCAACAGTCGGTTCTGGGAAACTGAGCATGGACCTTCTAGGCCCAGGGGGAGCGGGAGGGGGGGCCGGGGGCTCAGTGGTGGGGGGCTCAATTGCCGTGGTCTTCTGTAGAGACAACGAAAGCAGGTCACCGTTCCTGAAACCGTGCTCAGAGCCGCTGTCGTTAGGTGGCCGAGCTAAAGATCTGGGCGGTCTGGGAAAACGAAGCAGCCTGGCTGCGCCGCCGTCGTCCTTAACCCGCCCGGCTGGACTGAAATCtaagaaaacaaaaccaagCTCCATCACCTCCACGTCTTCCTCCGCGTCCTCCCCCTCGTCTTCTCTGGCAACCAAGCGTCGCCGGCGCTTAGCCAAGAAAAACAGTAAGAAAGGTGGGACGGCCGGTGTGGCTGCTGGTGATGGAAGCCAAACGAAATCGGCATCAGAAGGCTGGGGCGGAGCCGGCTTTGATGCTCCATCGGCCGTCGGAGACGGGAGCAAATCGGCCAGTCCACATGCAGGTCAAGCGGGCCCTCCGCCTTGTTCCTCATCCTCGTCTTCAACGTCCTCCTCCACCAGTGTTCTCCcgccctcctcctctccaccaCACACGCCTCCTCCATCTAACGCCCCCCTGCGGGACACGAGGGAGTCTTCACCCGACTCTCAGACTGTGGACAGCAGCTGTAAGACACCAGAGCCCACCTTTCTAGCGGAGGAAGGTCCCAGTCAAAACAGCCCCTCTCCGCCAGCTTCCAGCCCATCCAGTTTGTCCACTCCCCAGGGGGCTGGCCTTGGAAGTACCCTGTCCACACAGACTGGAAAACCCCAACCTCCAGAGGACATGCCAAAATCTTTAGCCTCGCCTCCTTGCTCGTCTTCATCAGCAGGTCTCAACTCCctttcgctctctctctcttcaaccgacccctcctcctcttcctcggtATCCTCCTCTTCTGCCACCAAGGtgccgccgcctcctcctccgcctccgcCAGCAGCGCCTACTTTGCCCTGGAGTCTTCAGACCGGAGTAGACTGTACAACCGGAGGTGTCTTAGCAC TGACGGCTCTGCTCTTCAAAATGGAGGAGGCCAACATCGCCAGCAGGGCGAAAGCGCAGGAGTTCATTCAAGCAACCAGTCAG ATCCTGTCCCAAGCCAACCAGAACCAGTCTCAGCATCATGTTCCTCCTTCCTCGGCTTCCTCTGCCGTCCAGATACCTCCACCCCCCACTGTGCCTCCGCCTCCCGGCCTGAGCCCGGCCCAGTTCATCCTCCACAGCTCTCTCCCATTGGTGGGATGCAGTAAAACTCCCCCGTCTCACCTGCACGCGTCCCTAGGAGGGGGATGCGCACAGACCCCACCCCCCATGCTGCCCGCGGGGCTGTCAGGCATGACGGGGAGCTCCGGTGAAGCCGGATGGGAAAATGAGAGCAAGGATTCAGATAAG TATCTGAAGAAGCTGCACACCCAGGAGCGGGCGGTGGAGGAGGTGAAGCTGGCCATCAAACCTTACTACCAGCGCAAAGACATCAACAAGGAGGAGTATAAAGACATCCTCAGGAAAGCTGTGCATAAG ATCTGCCACAGccgcactggagaaatcaaccCGGTCAAAGTCAGCAACCTCGTAAAACTCTATGTTCAACGCTACAAGTATTTCCGGAAACACGGCCGCAAAATGGATGAGGAGGAGCGGGAAGACAGGGAGCAGGCAGCGCTGCATTCCTCTGCCTGA
- the snrnp70 gene encoding U1 small nuclear ribonucleoprotein 70 kDa, with amino-acid sequence MTQFLPPNLLALFAPRDPIPFLPQLEKLPHEKHHNQPYCGIAPFIRHFEDPRDAPPPTRAETRDERLERKRREKIERRQTVLETELKLWDPHNDQNAQGDAFKTLFVARINYDTTESKLRREFEVYGPIKRIYIVYNKRTGKPRGYAFIEYEHERDMHSAYKHADGKKIDGRRVLVDVERGRTVKGWRPRRLGGGLGGTRRGGADVNIKHSGRDDASRYDDRALGGDRPERRERSRDRDRDKERERRRSRSRERRRHTRSRERERERERGVVVPEEGGGGSSSRRRDRDRERGATGGGDSRSRERSRDRKRRSRSRDRKRDRERGKGLDGEEMGQGDGAPEGGERVPDEHEGEGAEPTEERKDRDKDRDRDRRRSHRDRDRRRERDRDRDREHKRERGERDRGERREDRHGPTREETAPQDSMGNEEDGAPASMEEYSQDGMMDQQSLQSAEDYGSGENGYKVEGQGDEY; translated from the exons aTGACGCAGTTTCTCCCACCGAACCTGTTGGCCTTGTTTGCGCCGCGGGACCCCATCCCCTTCCTACCTCAGCTGGAGAAATTGCCCCATGAAAAGCACCACAACCAGCCCTACTGTGGGATCGCTCCTTTCATACGACACTTCGAG GATCCAAGGGATGCCCCTCCGCCGACCAGAGCAGAGACCCGTGATGAGCGTCTGGAGAGAAAG AGGCGAGAGAAAATCGAGAGACGTCAAACAGTGTTGGAGACAGAACTGAAGCTCT GGGACCCTCATAATGACCAGAATGCACAAGGAGATGCTTTCAAGACCTTGTTTGTTGCCCGAATT AACTATGATACTACAGAGTCCAAGCTTCGGCGTGAGTTTGAGGTCTATGGCCCCATCAAACGG ATTTATATCGTCTACAACAAGAGGACGGGGAAGCCTCGTGGCTATGCTTTTATCGAGTACGAGCATGAACGAGACATGCACT CTGCCTACAAGCATGCGGACGGGAAGAAGATTGACGGCAGAAGAGTGTTGGTGGACGTAGAACGGGGACGCACCGTCAAAGGATGGCGTCCTCGAAGGCTAG GAGGAGGACTGGGAGGCACACGGAGAGGAGGAGCCGACGTCAACATCAAGCACTCGGGCAGAGACGATGCGTCGCGTTATGATGATCGGGCCCTGGGCGG CGACCGCCCAGAGCGAAGAGAGCGCAGCCGGGACCGCGATCGCGACAAGGAGAGAGAACGCCGCAGGTCCCGGTCCCGTGAAAGGCGCCGACACACCCGGTCCAGGGAgcgggagagggagagagagaggggggttGTAGTGCCAGAGGAGGGCGGCGGCGGCAGTAGTAGCCGGCGTCGGGACCGGGACCGAGAACGCGGGGCGACAGGCGGAGGAGACAGCAGGAGTAGGGAGAGAAGTAGAGACcggaagaggaggagcaggagcagggatCGCAAGAGAGACAGGGAGAGAGGCAAAGGCCTGGATGGAGAGGAGATGGGCCAGGGCGACGGCGCCCCTGAGGGCGGGGAGCGCGTGCCAGACGAGCACGAGGGAGAGGGGGCCGAACCCACAGAGGAGCGCAAAGACAGGGACAAAGATAGGGACAGGGACAGAAGGCGGAGCCACAGGGACAGAGACAGGCGTAGGGAGCGGGACCGGGACAGGGACAGGGAGCACAAGAGGGAGCGTGGGGAGAGAGACCGGGGGGAGCGGAGAGAAGATCGCCACGGCCCCACACGAGAAGAAACGGCCCCCCAAGACAGCATGGGCAACGAGGAAGACGGCGCGCCGGCCAGCATGGAGGAGTACAGTCAGGACGGCATGATGGACCAGCAGTCGCTCCAGTCAGCCGAGGATTACGGTTCTGGTGAGAACGGCTACAAGGTGGAGGGACAAGGAGATGAGTATTGA
- the lin7b gene encoding protein lin-7 homolog B isoform X1 encodes MMSSFYHQTKEAEMAAMTEPLCLERDVCRVIELLDRLQRTGELPPPKLQALQRVLQSKFCAAIREVYEQLYDTLDIVGGPEVRAQATAKATVAAFAASEGHAHPRVVELPKTEEGLGFNIMGGKEQNSPIYISRVIPGGVADRQGGLKRGDQLLSVNGVSVEAEQHEKAVELLKAAQGSVKLVVRYTPKVLEEMEARFEKMRSARRRQQHNSYSSLESRG; translated from the exons ATGATGTCCTCTTTCTACCACCAGACCAAGGAGGCGGAGATGGCGGCCATGACGGAGCCGCTGTGCCTGGAACGAG ATGTGTGCCGGGTGATCGAGCTGCTGGACCGGCTGCAGAGGACCGGGGAGTTGCCTCCTCCCAAACTGCAGGCCCTACAGAGAGTCCTGCAGAGCAAATTCTGTGCAGCCATCAGGGAG GTATACGAGCAACTTTATGACACTCTGGATATTGTTGGAGGCCCAGAGGTCCGAGCACAAGCAACAGCCAAG GCCACAGTGGCCGCCTTTGCAGCCAGTGAGGGCCACGCCCATCCGAGAGTGGTGGAGTTGCCTAAAACAGAAGAGGGGCTGGGTTTCAACATCATGGGCGGGAAAGAGCAGAACTCCCCCATCTACATCTCCAGAGTTATCCCTGGAGGGGTGGCTGATCGCCAAGGAGGGCTAAAGCGAGGAGATCAGCTGCTATCTGTCAACGGAGTG AGCGTGGAGGCAGAGCAACATGAAAAGGCTGTGGAGCTTCTGAAAGCCGCCCAGGGGTCAGTTAAGCTGGTGGTCCGCTACACTCCCAAGGTCCTGGAGGAAATGGAGGCTCGCTTCGAGAAGATGAGGAGCGCCCGGAGACGACAGCAGCACAACAGCTACTC ATCTCTGGAGTCCAGGGGCTAA
- the lin7b gene encoding protein lin-7 homolog B isoform X2, whose amino-acid sequence MMSSFYHQTKEAEMAAMTEPLCLERDVCRVIELLDRLQRTGELPPPKLQALQRVLQSKFCAAIREVYEQLYDTLDIVGGPEVRAQATAKATVAAFAASEGHAHPRVVELPKTEEGLGFNIMGGKEQNSPIYISRVIPGGVADRQGGLKRGDQLLSVNGVSVEAEQHEKAVELLKAAQGSVKLVVRYTPKVLEEMEARFEKMRSARRRQQHNSYS is encoded by the exons ATGATGTCCTCTTTCTACCACCAGACCAAGGAGGCGGAGATGGCGGCCATGACGGAGCCGCTGTGCCTGGAACGAG ATGTGTGCCGGGTGATCGAGCTGCTGGACCGGCTGCAGAGGACCGGGGAGTTGCCTCCTCCCAAACTGCAGGCCCTACAGAGAGTCCTGCAGAGCAAATTCTGTGCAGCCATCAGGGAG GTATACGAGCAACTTTATGACACTCTGGATATTGTTGGAGGCCCAGAGGTCCGAGCACAAGCAACAGCCAAG GCCACAGTGGCCGCCTTTGCAGCCAGTGAGGGCCACGCCCATCCGAGAGTGGTGGAGTTGCCTAAAACAGAAGAGGGGCTGGGTTTCAACATCATGGGCGGGAAAGAGCAGAACTCCCCCATCTACATCTCCAGAGTTATCCCTGGAGGGGTGGCTGATCGCCAAGGAGGGCTAAAGCGAGGAGATCAGCTGCTATCTGTCAACGGAGTG AGCGTGGAGGCAGAGCAACATGAAAAGGCTGTGGAGCTTCTGAAAGCCGCCCAGGGGTCAGTTAAGCTGGTGGTCCGCTACACTCCCAAGGTCCTGGAGGAAATGGAGGCTCGCTTCGAGAAGATGAGGAGCGCCCGGAGACGACAGCAGCACAACAGCTACTCGTGA